The genomic window GGGCACTTGCCCGTAGCTTGTATGTGAATCATGCGAGACAAGGTAATGGCCGCCGAGATTTTTCCAGTATTTTTGAGCAATTTGCACCACTAAAAAAATAGACATTAAAAACAAGGGATAACCAGATGGATTTAAAAGATAAGGTTGTCGTCATTACTGGCGGCGCGGGTGGTTTAGGCTTAGCAATGGCGCAAAACTTTGCCCAGGCGGGTGCTAAGTTGGCGCTTATCGATGTGGATCAAGAAAAACTTGAACGTGCCTGTGCCGATCTCGGTGCCACCACTGAAGTCCAAGGTTATGCGTTAGACATTACCGATGAAGAAGACGTAGTCGCAGGCTTTGCCTATATTCTCGAAGACTTTGGCCAAGTTAACGTGCTGGTTAATAATGCCGGTATTTTACGCGATGGCATGTTAGTCAAAGCCAAAGACGGTAAAGTGACTGACCGTATGTCATTTGAACAGTTCCAGTCGGTGATCAATGTCAACCTGACGGGCAGTTTCCTCTGCGGCCGTGAAGCAGCGGCGGCGATGATCGAATCCGGTCAAGCGGGCGTGATTGTAAACATTTCAAGCCTTGCCAAGGCGGGCAATATGGGCCAGTCAAACTACGCGGCCTCTAAGGCGGGCGTGGCGGCCATGTCGGTAGGCTGGGCTAAGGAACTGGCGCGTTACAATATCCGTAGTGCTGCGGTAGCTCCTGGAGTGATCGCCACCGAGATGACGGCAGCAATGAAGCCTGAAGCGTTAGAGCGGTTAGAGAAGTTGGTACCCGTTGGTCGTTTAGGCCATGCCGATGAAATCGCATCGACCGTACGCTTTATTATTGAGAACGACTATGTCAATGGGCGTGTCTTTGAAGTCGATGGCGGCATTCGCATCTAATGGGAATTCCCTACCGTTGTTAAGCAAAACCGAGTCTAGGCTCGGTTTTTTATTTATTGCTAATATATTGCTCGCCCTTGGTGGAATTTGCTTGCTGGAGTTGACATTTGGTTGTTAACCTTCAACAATCGCCAGCCACTTTTTTACATAAGTTTACAAACATGTTTAACGACATGATGATGGAGTTGATTATCTGAATGTCTTGGCAGGAAAAAGCCCTTTGGCTTGAGAAAATCACCAAACGTATGATGCTGATGGTCGGTATTTTAGGTGTGTTAGTGATCTACAGCGGTTTCTTTTTCCTCCTCTTTACGGGTCGTTCGCTGGCTGTCATTCCGTGGTTTTTCCTCGTGTCGCCTTGGATCTGCATTTATTTTGGTTTGACACAGGTGCAGCAGCTAAAAGTGTTAAATTGGTTTGTTCAAAAGTTTAAAAAATAGCCTAAAGGTACATTGAGATACCGCTGCGGTTGCTAACATGATCGAACTTGGGGAAAAAATGGAATTACGACGCTATTTTCCATATCTGTTAAGCCTAGTTTTACTGCTGCTTAATGGCTGTGAGCGTACGGATACACAGAGCTCATCCGCCAAGGAACATGGCGATAGAATTGTTGCTCCCTATGGTAGCTGGCAATCGCCCCTTTCTGCGGCAGAAGTCTTTGAACAGGTAGATGATATTGCCGAGTTACAGAGTGTGGGTGAGGCGATTTATTTTTCCGAGTCCAGCGGCAAAGCACAGGGTAAGGTTGGGATTAAACGCCTCGATAAATTTGCCAATGTCACTGAGGTGGTTCCCCCTGAGTTCAATGCTAAATCTGCGGTATATGAATATGGCGGCGCGGCATTCTTAGGCATAGGCCAGAGTCTGTTTGTGACCAAGCAGCAGGATCAGCTATTCTACCGTTTTGCCCCCAATCAACCTCCGTTTCCCTTAACTCCAAATGGCACGCGCCATGCCGATTGTATTTCCTATCCTAAGGGGTCACGCATTATCTGCGTACGGGAGGATCACCGCCAGTCAGGGGAGCCAAAGGCGAGCCTAGTCACTATCAATCTGAACTTTGCGGGTGAGGGGGATACCTTTGTCTCTGGCCATGATTTTATTACTTCCCCTCGGATTTCCCCCGATAACACTCAGCTTGCCTGGATCACCTGGGAACATCCCTATATGCCTTGGGATAACAGTGTGTTGTGGGTGGGGGATTTAGACCGTAAGGGCCAGTTGCGTCATGTCCGCAGAATAAACACCCCTAAAGACTCCTCCGTAACCCAGCCGCTGTTTAGCCCAGATGGTCAGCTTTATGTGGTATCCGATATCAATAATTGGTGGAATATCTACCGCGTCACGCCTGAGGGCTCGCTCGCGCCTGTGCTGGCTAAAAGCGCCGAGTTTGCCGTTCCCGATTGGCGCTTAGGGAATCATAATTACGCCTTTGAAAGCGCCAATACCTTGATTGCCAGTTATGTTGAAGGTAATCAGGCGGCGTTGATCCGCATACATTTAGACTCAGGATTAACCGAGTCTTTAGCGGTGGATTTTGCCGAAATAGCCCAAGTCGTGAAGGGGGAAAACGGCGTTTACTTTGTTGGCGCTAAAGCGACCCCTGAAAAAGGCATTTACCGTGTCGTTGGCCGTGGTACTGAGCTAGTCTACGCCCCAGCGCTGCCTAAACTGGATCCTAACTATGTGTCGCGGGCGAAAAATATTGCCTTCACGACGGGTAAACATCAGCAGGCCTATGGCTATTTTTATGGGCCCGTGAATCCAAATTATATTGCACCAAACGATACGCGCCCGCCGTTAATTGTCATGTTGCACGGCGGCCCGACGGCAAGGGCGAGCCTCGCCTATCGCAGTGATATTCAATTTTGGACCAGCCGCGGCTTTGCGGTGCTCGATTTAAATTTTCGCGGCAGCAGTGGTTTTGGCCGCGCTTACCGCCAGAGTCTCTATGGCAAATGGGGGCAGAGTGATGTGGAAGATGCGATCAACGCGGCCAAGTATTTAGTCGCTAAGGGCTGGGTTGACGGCAGCAAATTGGCGATCCGTGGGATCAGCGCGGGTGGTTTGACTGTGATGTCATCCTTGGCTTTTTACGATGTCTTCCAAGCTGGGGTGAGCTATGAGGGGATCAGCGATTTTGAACAACTTGCCAAAGGCACCCATAAGTTTGAGACGGGTTATTTAGACCAACTGATTGGCCCCTATGCTGAAAATAAAGCCCGCTACCGTGAGCTATCGCCTTTTTACCATCTAGAGGGACTCAATGAACCTTTGCTTATCTTTCAAGGGCTAAGAAATAAGATAGTGCCGGCGCAGCAATCGCGGCAAATATATGAGGCGCTTAAAGCAAAGGGTGTACCTACGGCCTATATAGGTTATGAGGATGAGCCCGATGAGGGCAGAACGCCAGAGCATAAGGCGGCGGGGTTAGAAACCGAATTGGCTTTCTATGGCAAAGTATTTGAATTTACCCCGGCGGGTAAGCTACCAAAACTTGTGCTGGATAATGCATCTGCACTGCGACGCAGATAAATGCGTCAAACTAAAATAATACTAACAAAGGCTTGTGAATGGGTTGACGGTTTATGCCCTCGCTTTTTATCGCCTAAATGTACGGCCTAGATTTACGGCTTAGCTTTACGGATTAGGCTCATTGTTTAGGTTGATTGCTTAGGCTCATGGTTTAGGCAATCGATTATCGCGCAGTGGGGTTGTGTTCCCCCTTGGCACTCGTTCACCATCTGCTGTAACTGTGCCCTCAGACTGTGTAGC from Shewanella putrefaciens includes these protein-coding regions:
- a CDS encoding SDR family oxidoreductase, with protein sequence MDLKDKVVVITGGAGGLGLAMAQNFAQAGAKLALIDVDQEKLERACADLGATTEVQGYALDITDEEDVVAGFAYILEDFGQVNVLVNNAGILRDGMLVKAKDGKVTDRMSFEQFQSVINVNLTGSFLCGREAAAAMIESGQAGVIVNISSLAKAGNMGQSNYAASKAGVAAMSVGWAKELARYNIRSAAVAPGVIATEMTAAMKPEALERLEKLVPVGRLGHADEIASTVRFIIENDYVNGRVFEVDGGIRI
- a CDS encoding S9 family peptidase yields the protein MELRRYFPYLLSLVLLLLNGCERTDTQSSSAKEHGDRIVAPYGSWQSPLSAAEVFEQVDDIAELQSVGEAIYFSESSGKAQGKVGIKRLDKFANVTEVVPPEFNAKSAVYEYGGAAFLGIGQSLFVTKQQDQLFYRFAPNQPPFPLTPNGTRHADCISYPKGSRIICVREDHRQSGEPKASLVTINLNFAGEGDTFVSGHDFITSPRISPDNTQLAWITWEHPYMPWDNSVLWVGDLDRKGQLRHVRRINTPKDSSVTQPLFSPDGQLYVVSDINNWWNIYRVTPEGSLAPVLAKSAEFAVPDWRLGNHNYAFESANTLIASYVEGNQAALIRIHLDSGLTESLAVDFAEIAQVVKGENGVYFVGAKATPEKGIYRVVGRGTELVYAPALPKLDPNYVSRAKNIAFTTGKHQQAYGYFYGPVNPNYIAPNDTRPPLIVMLHGGPTARASLAYRSDIQFWTSRGFAVLDLNFRGSSGFGRAYRQSLYGKWGQSDVEDAINAAKYLVAKGWVDGSKLAIRGISAGGLTVMSSLAFYDVFQAGVSYEGISDFEQLAKGTHKFETGYLDQLIGPYAENKARYRELSPFYHLEGLNEPLLIFQGLRNKIVPAQQSRQIYEALKAKGVPTAYIGYEDEPDEGRTPEHKAAGLETELAFYGKVFEFTPAGKLPKLVLDNASALRRR